One Ananas comosus cultivar F153 linkage group 1, ASM154086v1, whole genome shotgun sequence DNA window includes the following coding sequences:
- the LOC109709948 gene encoding protease Do-like 10, mitochondrial — protein MGSGFVLPGRRILTNAHVVADHTFVLVRKHGSPTKYKAEVQAIGHECDLALLTVESEEFWDGMNFLELGDIPFLQEAVAVVGYPQGGDNISVTKGVVSRVEPTQYVHGATQLMAIQIDAAINPGNSGGPAIMGDKVAGVAFQNLSGAENIGYIIPVPVIKHFIGGVEEKGKYVGFCSLGLSCQPTENIQLREHFNMRPDMTGVLVNKVNPLSDAHKVLKKNDIVLAFDGVPIANDGTVPFRNRERITFDHLVSMKKPGETAIIKVLRDGVEHEFTILLRPLQPLVPVHQFDKLPSYYIFAGLVFVPLTQPYLHEYGEDWYNSSPRRLCERALRELPKKAGEQLVILSQVLMDDINAGYERLSELQVKKVNGVEVENLKHLCGLVENCGEESLRFDLDDERVIVLNYQNARLATSRILRRHRISSAMSSDLIEESSAMSSDLIEEQATNGKVEAEVACSS, from the exons ATGGGCTCCG GATTCGTACTACCTGGACGACGCATTTTGACGAATGCTCATGTGGTGGCTGATCACACATTTGTTCTTGTAAGAAAGCATGGCTCGCCTACCAAGTACAAGGCGGAAGTACAAGCTATTGGCCATGAATGTGATTTAGCTCTTTTGACTGTTGAAAGCGAGGAATTTTGGGATGGGATGAACTTTTTGGAGCTTGGTGATATTCCTTTCTTGCAAGAAGCTGTTGCTGTGGTTGGGTACCCTCAAG GCGGAGACAACATTTCTGTCACCAAAGGTGTAGTCTCTAGGGTGGAGCCTACACAGTATGTTCATGGCGCTACTCAGCTCATGGCTATACAAATTGATGCAGCCATCAACCCAGGGAACAGTGGAGGGCCTGCGATAATGGGTGATAAAGTGGCTGGAGTGGCTTTTCAAAATCTTTCAGGTGCGGAAAATATAGG TTATATTATACCAGTTCCAGTTATAAAACATTTCATTGGTGGAGTGGAAGAGAAAGGCAAATATGTTGGATTTTGTTCTCTAGGGTTGTCATGCCAGCCTACTGAAAACATTCAATTAAGAGAGCACTTTAATATGCGCCCAGATATGACTGGTGTTCTCGTGAACAAAGTTAATCCTCTTTCGGATGCTCACAAAGTGTTGAAGAAAAATGATATCGTTCTTGCCTTTGACGGTGTACCCATAGCTAATGATGGAACTG TTCCATTTCGAAACAGGGAGAGAATTACTTTTGATCATCTTGTCTCTATGAAGAAACCGGGAGAAACAGCTATTATCAAAGTGTTAAGAGATGGAGTTGAGCACGAATTTACCATCTTGCTTCGACCT TTGCAACCTTTAGTTCCAGTGCATCAGTTTGATAAACTGCCGAGCTACTACATATTTGCTGGTCTAGTTTTTGTTCCATTAACCCAGCCTTATCTTCACGAATATGGAGAAGATTGGTATAACAGTTCTCCACGTCGATTATGTGAACGAGCATTGAGAGAGCTGCCAAAAAAAGCTGGCGAACAACTTGTTATCCTTTCTCAG GTTCTCATGGATGATATAAACGCAGGATACGAGAGGCTATCGGAGTTGCAG GTAAAGAAAGTGAATGGCGTGGAGGTCGAGAATCTAAAACATCTATGCGGGCTGGTGGAAAATTGCGGCGAAGAGAGCTTGAGATTCGATTTGGACGACGAGAGAGTCATCGTGTTGAACTACCAGAATGCGCGATTAGCGACCTCGCGCATTCTGAGACGACATAGGATATCCTCTGCAATGTCCAGCGACCTAATCGAAGAATCCTCTGCGATGTCGAGCGATCTAATCGAAGAACAGGCAACGAATGGTAAAGTCGAAGCCGAGGTGGCTTGTTCCAGCTGA
- the LOC109714176 gene encoding forkhead box protein D1-like codes for MSLPLEAAAPPPPPPPQHGGGGGGSVGALIAVLAVIAVLGAAAGIVGRLCFGRGIWGHGGGGFDLEEWVERRCASCVDGSLAPPPPPPPPPPPPAAAAEAVANGAEVRRRRGEGEGRRVAES; via the coding sequence ATGTCGCTGCCgctggaggcggcggcgccgcctccgccgccgccgccgcagcacggcggcggagggggcggGTCGGTGGGGGCGCTGATCGCGGTGTTGGCGGTGATCGCGGtgctcggggcggcggcggggatcGTGGGGCGGCTCTGCTTCGGGCGGGGCATCTggggccacggcggcggcggattcGACCTGGAGGAGTGGGTGGAGCGCCGCTGCGCCTCCTGCGTCGACGGGAGCCTCGCCCCTCCGCCCCCgccccctccgcctccgcctccgccggccgccgccgccgaggcggTGGCGAACGGAGCCgaggtgcggcggcggcgcggcgaaGGGGAAGGGCGGAGGGTGGCGGAATCGTAG
- the LOC109715612 gene encoding RPA-interacting protein: MMDGNRPRRAPLKAHQPPNWKEELRQNCLRRVQKERTQLLWKIRTDAQHARNEKEIVESTFRNIVSDELQKIKELSVSGKQEREIDVIWEYNGPPVVNTTETESEELLLEMERLLYEDLREELIRRELEVFEEEDAYLAREVFEHMQLNDTQVAQNDKVWCPICKQGVLHETHHLIFCSHCKLRLDLGTDKVNLDYLRDRLAEAHLEHLDRGCKAAPKFCMETKFGLTALYIQCLACDTFDIVL; this comes from the exons ATGATGGATGGGAATCGACCCCGAAGAGCGCCTCTCAAAGCTCATCAACCCCCAAATTGGAAGGAGGAG CTGAGGCAAAATTGCTTGAGAAGAGTCCAAAAGGAGAGGACTCAATTGCTTTGGAAAATTAGGACGGATGCGCAACACGCCCGAAATGAAAAG GAGATTGTGGAATCCACATTCCGGAACATCGTTTCTGATGAGctgcagaaaataaaagagtTGTCCGTGAGCGGAAAACAGGAGAGAGAAATAGATGTAATATGGGAATACAACGGCCCCCCTGTAGTTAACACAACTGAGACTGAAAGTGAAGAGCTGTTGCTAGAAATGGAAAGGCTTCTCTATGAGGATCTGAGGGAGGAACTGATTAGAAGAG AACTGGAGGTTTTTGAGGAAGAAGATGCATACTTAGCTCGAGAAGTTTTCGAACACATGCAGTTAAATGATACACAG GTTGCCCAGAATGACAAAGTATGGTGCCCGATCTGCAAACAAGGAGTGCTACATGAAACTCATCACCtcatattttgtagtcattGCAAGCTGCGCCTCGACCTAGGAACCGATAAG GTTAACCTTGATTACTTGCGAGATCGATTGGCGGAAGCGCACTTGGAGCATTTAGATAGAGGATGCAAAGCAGCACCAAAGTTTTGTATGGAGACCAAGTTCGGATTAACTGCACTATACATCCAGTGCCTCGCGTGCGACACGTTCGATATTGTACTATAA
- the LOC109715623 gene encoding FK506-binding protein 4, which yields MALHYPLLTRCSTLCLTEAPTLLRSHPPLPPSRAQPRNPSGFRFSLACSPRYKHFPQKPPPGASSKALDLVLGRDRNDDEDDDDDDDDDDTDSSDEDEDDAPFLMSAAERAEMRRSIRAVLDANPEVAEETDPEERRAKARELLEKYPLVVEEDDPDWPEDADGRGFNLGQFFNKVTIKHAKKENDDDEDDDGYDSDKQIVWQDDDYIRPIRDISAVDWEDTVFKDFNPLIILVHNRYKRPKENEKARNELEKAVQMFWQAGLPSPRCVAIDACVEHDLVSALKISLFPEILFTKAGKILHREKVARTADEWSKIMAFFYYKAARPPCLAKTAGQNQEKIPSLA from the exons ATGGCTCTGCATTATCCCTTGCTCACCAGGTGTTCGACGCTATGCCTCACCGAAGCTCCAACCCTTCTCCGCTCCCACCCTCCCCTTCCTCCCTCGCGCGCGCAACCTCGAAACCCTAGTGGCTTCCGCTTCTCCCTGGCATGCTCTCCGCGCTACAAGCACTTCCCCCAGAAGCCGCCGCCCGGGGCTTCTTCCAAAGCCCTCGACCTCGTGCTCGGCCGCGACCGCAacgacgacgaagacgacgacgacgacgacgacgacgacgacaccGACTCGagcgacgaggacgaggacgatgCCCCGTTCCTCATGAGCGCGGCGGAGCGGGCGGAGATGCGGCGGAGCATCCGCGCGGTGCTCGACGCGAACccggaggtggcggaggagaccGATCCCGAGGAGAGGAGGGCGAAGGCGCGGGAGCTTTTGGAGAAGTACCCGTTagtggtggaggaggacgatCCCGATTGGCCCGAGGACGCCGATGGGCGGGGGTTCAATCTCGGCCAGTTCTTCAACAAGGTCACCATTAAGCACGCGAAGAAGGAGAAcgatgatgatgaagatgacGACGGTTACGACAGTGACAAGCAGATCGTGTGGCAGGATGATGACTACATCAGGCCGATCAGGGATATCTCGGCCGTCGATTGGGAGGATACGGTGTTCAAGGACTTCAACCCTTTGATCATACTCGTGCACAATCGATACAAGAG GCCTAAGGAGAATGAGAAAGCGCGGAATGAGTTGGAGAAAGCGGTGCAAATGTTTTGGCAAGCTGGGTTGCCTTCGCCGAGA TGTGTTGCGATCGATGCGTGCGTCGAGCACGATCTGGTCTCTGCTCTGAAAATATCCCTCTTCCCCGAAATTCTCTTCACGAAAGCCGGGAAGATACTTCACCGCGAGAAAG TTGCGAGAACAGCAGACGAGTGGTCGAAGATAATGGCGTTCTTCTACTACAAGGCGGCGAGGCCGCCTTGCCTCGCGAAAACAGCTGGCCAGAATCAAGAGAAGATCCCTTCGCTTGCGTAA